A window from Moritella yayanosii encodes these proteins:
- the argA gene encoding amino-acid N-acetyltransferase: protein MELSQQDNQLVRWFRQSAPYLNAHRDKTIVLTLSGEAIAHANFINIVNDIALLNILGIRIVLVFGARPQINRILANNNCESQFHKRRRVTDEQAFPLIKQVIGQLQYEITAAFSMGLVNTQMHGVKINVVSGNFITAQPIGVDEGVDYCHTGRVRRVDTDALEYQLAQNAITVIPPLGYSVTGESFNLSAEEVATTIAIKLNAHKLINFCSAQGVLDYNGNLISEMFPEQAQERLAELETEGGINTGTASYLRAAINASVAGVPRCHLVSYKTDGSLLQELFSRDGVGTQIVRQSAEQTRPAQIEDVPGIMLLTQPLVDQGMLVQRSREQLLRDIEHFTVVERDGTIIGCASLYCFSGNIAEMASVATHPEYRRLSRGDLLVKEIEKQAKQQGIDRLFVLTTHSIHWFRERGFEPVELEQLPVEKQALYNLQRRSKILMKKL, encoded by the coding sequence ATGGAATTGAGTCAACAAGATAATCAGTTAGTACGTTGGTTTCGGCAATCCGCGCCTTACCTTAATGCGCATCGTGATAAAACAATTGTGCTGACATTGAGTGGTGAAGCCATTGCACATGCAAATTTCATCAATATCGTCAATGACATTGCCTTATTAAATATTCTCGGTATTCGCATTGTATTAGTCTTTGGCGCACGTCCCCAAATCAACCGCATACTCGCGAATAATAACTGCGAGAGTCAGTTTCATAAACGTCGACGCGTCACTGATGAGCAAGCCTTCCCGTTAATTAAACAAGTTATTGGTCAACTCCAATATGAAATCACCGCTGCTTTCTCTATGGGACTGGTCAATACCCAAATGCACGGTGTCAAAATCAATGTCGTCAGTGGTAACTTCATTACCGCACAACCAATTGGGGTTGATGAAGGTGTTGATTATTGCCATACCGGTCGAGTCCGCCGGGTTGATACTGATGCTCTAGAATATCAACTTGCGCAAAATGCAATCACCGTGATCCCCCCACTCGGCTATTCTGTCACCGGTGAAAGTTTTAATCTGAGCGCAGAAGAAGTGGCGACAACAATAGCCATCAAACTCAATGCCCATAAGTTAATCAACTTTTGCTCTGCACAGGGCGTACTCGATTATAACGGCAATTTAATTTCAGAAATGTTCCCAGAACAAGCGCAAGAGCGTTTAGCCGAACTTGAAACGGAAGGTGGCATAAACACAGGCACAGCCTCTTACTTACGTGCGGCAATCAATGCTTCTGTAGCAGGGGTCCCCCGTTGTCATTTGGTGAGTTACAAAACCGATGGTTCGTTATTACAAGAGCTGTTTTCGCGCGATGGTGTCGGTACTCAAATCGTACGCCAAAGCGCAGAGCAAACACGACCAGCACAGATTGAAGATGTGCCCGGGATCATGCTACTCACTCAGCCCTTAGTTGACCAGGGGATGCTAGTACAACGCAGCAGAGAGCAGTTATTACGTGATATCGAGCACTTCACCGTGGTCGAACGTGATGGCACCATTATTGGCTGCGCTTCACTTTATTGTTTCTCTGGTAATATTGCTGAAATGGCCAGTGTCGCAACCCACCCTGAATATCGACGCTTGAGTCGTGGTGACTTATTGGTCAAAGAAATCGAGAAACAAGCCAAACAACAAGGCATAGATCGTCTGTTTGTGTTGACCACACACAGCATCCATTGGTTTAGAGAACGCGGTTTTGAACCTGTCGAACTGGAACAATTACCCGTTGAAAAGCAAGCGTTGTATAATTTACAACGTCGTTCGAAAATATTAATGAAAAAACTGTAA
- a CDS encoding HI1450 family dsDNA-mimic protein, translated as MRLKTEDELIDFAYDAFLEDAQKQLSPADQILFAMQFEDRGAVDIVDLGSDWPANVAMGINENEYCELHIGLVDDNDLLNDVFGRVLVKKKTNDKFIHILWKTE; from the coding sequence ATGCGATTAAAAACTGAAGACGAGCTAATTGACTTTGCCTATGACGCCTTCCTAGAGGATGCACAAAAGCAATTATCACCTGCAGATCAAATTTTATTTGCCATGCAATTCGAAGATCGCGGTGCCGTTGATATCGTCGACCTTGGCAGCGATTGGCCTGCAAACGTGGCAATGGGTATTAATGAAAATGAATATTGCGAATTACACATTGGCTTAGTTGATGACAACGACTTACTAAATGATGTATTCGGACGGGTACTGGTCAAGAAAAAAACCAACGATAAGTTTATCCATATTCTTTGGAAAACTGAATAA
- the aroG gene encoding 3-deoxy-7-phosphoheptulonate synthase AroG — protein sequence MHYQTDDVRIREVKELLPPIAVLEKYPASDDVTKTVFESRNSISQILKQADDRLLVIVGPCSIHDTDAALEYAERLVALRAKYKDTLEIVMRVYFEKPRTTVGWKGLINDPYLDDSFQLNDGVRIARKLLLDVNAMGLPTAGEFLDMITPQYVGDLMSWGAIGARTTESQVHRELASGMSCPVGFKNGTDGTIKVAIDAIGSANAPHHFLSVTKFGHSAIISTAGNPDCHIILRGGNKSTNYSADDVASITAQLEAAKQDVNIMIDFSHANSEKKFQKQMDVSTDVAGQISAGNKGIFGVMVESHLIEGRQDLINGKVETYGQSITDACIGWADTETMMAQLSAAVATRRAVK from the coding sequence ATGCATTATCAAACAGATGACGTTAGAATACGTGAAGTAAAAGAATTATTACCGCCAATTGCAGTGTTAGAAAAATATCCTGCTTCTGATGATGTGACTAAAACAGTATTTGAATCACGTAATAGCATTAGCCAAATTCTAAAACAAGCAGATGATCGCCTTTTAGTGATCGTTGGTCCTTGTTCAATTCATGACACTGACGCTGCATTAGAATATGCAGAGCGACTAGTGGCATTGCGTGCAAAGTATAAAGATACACTCGAAATTGTGATGCGTGTTTATTTTGAAAAACCACGTACAACTGTTGGTTGGAAAGGTCTAATCAACGACCCGTATCTGGATGACAGCTTTCAATTAAATGATGGTGTACGTATCGCACGTAAACTGTTACTTGATGTGAATGCAATGGGTTTGCCAACCGCTGGCGAATTCCTGGATATGATCACGCCACAATATGTTGGTGATCTAATGAGTTGGGGCGCAATTGGCGCACGTACTACAGAGTCTCAAGTTCACCGTGAACTGGCTTCTGGTATGTCTTGCCCAGTTGGTTTCAAAAATGGTACTGACGGTACCATTAAAGTTGCGATTGATGCGATTGGCAGTGCAAACGCACCACACCATTTCTTATCAGTAACTAAATTTGGTCACTCTGCGATTATCTCAACAGCAGGTAACCCTGATTGCCATATCATCCTACGTGGTGGTAATAAGTCGACAAATTATTCTGCTGATGATGTAGCGTCAATTACAGCTCAATTAGAAGCAGCGAAACAAGACGTTAATATTATGATTGATTTTAGCCATGCCAATAGCGAAAAGAAATTCCAAAAACAAATGGATGTTTCAACTGATGTTGCAGGTCAAATTAGTGCTGGTAATAAAGGTATCTTTGGGGTGATGGTTGAAAGTCACTTAATCGAAGGTCGTCAAGATCTTATTAATGGTAAAGTAGAAACGTACGGTCAAAGTATCACAGATGCTTGCATTGGCTGGGCTGACACCGAAACGATGATGGCACAGCTATCTGCTGCAGTTGCTACACGCCGCGCAGTGAAATAA
- the tnpA gene encoding IS66 family insertion sequence element accessory protein TnpA, whose amino-acid sequence MKIARNETQWQTLIQNQQTSGLTISDYCQQHQLPSSSFYAFKKKLGLTSNSFVRAKVTQQIEFIEEQQPSITLTVGKANVSFPAATPATYLAQILRELS is encoded by the coding sequence ATGAAAATAGCGCGTAACGAAACACAATGGCAGACCCTAATACAAAATCAACAAACCAGTGGTTTAACAATATCCGATTACTGCCAACAACATCAATTGCCAAGCTCCAGCTTCTACGCTTTCAAGAAAAAACTAGGCTTAACATCCAACAGCTTTGTTCGCGCTAAAGTGACCCAGCAGATAGAATTTATTGAAGAGCAGCAGCCATCAATCACACTCACGGTTGGTAAGGCAAACGTCAGTTTTCCTGCAGCAACACCCGCGACATACTTGGCTCAAATACTGCGTGAGTTAAGCTAA
- the hemH gene encoding ferrochelatase — MCNMIKQSILLVNLGTPESATPAGVKAFLKPFLSDPRVVSIPRLFWLPLLNGVILPLRCKRVAKAYQSIWFDDGSPLLHYSLLQQKALSSLFEEAGQNVNVELAMTYGERSIKAAIAKLQQSGSEHIVVLPLFPQYSSTTTAPVFDQVAHYLQATIDAPSVSLVKHYHNNDTYIDALALSIERHWQENGRAEKLLLSYHGIPKFLVEKGDIYADHCVETTTLLCARLGITEDEVVHSYQSRFGKAEWLQPYTNETLVKLAASGTKSLDVIAPAFAVDCLETLEEMAVENKAVFVNAGGDDYRFIACLNDDEAHIRALHAVASEYLR, encoded by the coding sequence ATGTGTAATATGATTAAGCAAAGTATTTTATTGGTTAACCTTGGTACGCCTGAATCGGCAACACCTGCGGGCGTTAAAGCATTTTTAAAACCGTTTCTTTCTGATCCTCGCGTTGTTAGCATTCCACGATTATTTTGGTTACCACTATTAAACGGTGTCATTTTGCCTTTGCGTTGTAAACGTGTTGCTAAAGCCTATCAGTCTATTTGGTTTGACGATGGTTCACCTTTATTACATTACAGTCTATTACAGCAAAAAGCCTTGTCTTCCTTATTCGAAGAAGCGGGTCAGAACGTCAATGTTGAACTGGCCATGACCTATGGTGAACGCAGTATTAAAGCGGCGATAGCTAAGTTACAGCAATCGGGTTCTGAACATATTGTGGTGCTTCCATTATTTCCGCAGTATTCATCAACGACAACTGCGCCGGTATTTGATCAGGTAGCTCATTATCTGCAAGCAACTATCGATGCACCGAGTGTGAGCTTAGTGAAGCATTATCATAATAATGATACTTATATTGACGCATTAGCCTTAAGTATCGAACGTCATTGGCAAGAGAATGGCAGAGCAGAGAAGTTGTTATTGTCTTATCATGGCATCCCTAAGTTCCTGGTAGAAAAAGGCGATATCTATGCTGACCATTGCGTTGAAACAACCACGCTGCTGTGTGCGCGTTTAGGTATTACCGAAGATGAGGTGGTACATAGTTATCAATCACGTTTTGGTAAAGCTGAATGGTTACAGCCGTATACCAATGAGACGTTAGTGAAACTGGCTGCAAGTGGCACTAAATCGTTAGATGTCATTGCCCCTGCATTTGCCGTTGATTGCTTAGAAACATTAGAAGAAATGGCGGTTGAGAACAAAGCAGTATTTGTGAATGCCGGTGGTGACGATTATCGTTTTATTGCTTGTTTAAATGACGATGAAGCACATATTCGTGCATTGCACGCCGTTGCGAGCGAGTATTTACGTTAG
- the tnpB gene encoding IS66 family insertion sequence element accessory protein TnpB (TnpB, as the term is used for proteins encoded by IS66 family insertion elements, is considered an accessory protein, since TnpC, encoded by a neighboring gene, is a DDE family transposase.) — translation MKLFIKPSAVFLHRDFVDFRKSINGLAAIVEDELNRNAYTGELFVFCNKAKDKLKILYWDKTGFALWYKRLEKQKFKWPSNIDCNEFELTDEQFKWLLSGFDVLGHQELQYQSMI, via the coding sequence ATGAAACTCTTTATTAAACCATCCGCCGTTTTTTTACATCGTGATTTCGTCGATTTTCGTAAATCAATAAATGGGTTAGCAGCCATTGTTGAAGATGAGCTTAATCGTAACGCTTACACGGGAGAACTGTTTGTATTTTGCAATAAAGCCAAAGACAAACTAAAAATATTGTATTGGGATAAGACTGGTTTTGCGCTTTGGTATAAACGCCTCGAAAAGCAAAAGTTCAAATGGCCGAGTAACATCGATTGCAATGAATTTGAATTAACGGATGAACAATTTAAGTGGCTGCTATCAGGATTTGATGTGCTTGGTCATCAAGAATTACAGTATCAATCGATGATCTAA
- a CDS encoding DUF3085 domain-containing protein yields the protein MKRIIFSLDEVLPIEAEALAAKTFTPTYDDLWDPTKFKGSKVIDEHGNNEVEALSKGLNFWPDVKQLNPKKLTAQLTLMAEHGVFIMNNVSSDISPIERGTLAYAHGCHPENDADFQLNQDEVFDGEMGSITIPLDWISRSVKAGKKQFIIELGDDDDVRLIIK from the coding sequence ATGAAACGAATTATATTTTCTCTTGATGAAGTTTTGCCGATTGAAGCTGAAGCGTTAGCAGCAAAGACTTTTACCCCTACTTATGATGATCTTTGGGATCCGACTAAGTTTAAAGGTTCTAAAGTGATTGATGAACATGGTAACAATGAAGTTGAAGCATTAAGCAAAGGTCTTAACTTCTGGCCAGATGTTAAGCAACTGAACCCTAAAAAGCTAACAGCACAATTAACCTTGATGGCTGAGCATGGTGTTTTTATTATGAACAATGTTTCAAGTGATATCTCGCCAATCGAGCGCGGTACGTTAGCGTATGCTCATGGTTGCCACCCTGAGAATGATGCTGATTTTCAACTCAATCAAGATGAAGTGTTTGATGGTGAAATGGGCTCAATCACGATCCCACTGGACTGGATTAGTCGTTCTGTGAAAGCAGGTAAGAAACAGTTCATTATTGAACTTGGTGATGATGACGATGTACGTCTAATTATTAAATAG
- the ylqF gene encoding ribosome biogenesis GTPase YlqF codes for MSKQTIQWYPGHMHKARKEIAEVMPQMDLIIEVLDARIPYSSSNPMISDLRGDTPCIKILNKSDLADPIVTAQWLEYLELEEGVKAYALTTQDPAEIRKIPQLIRALVPNKEGAHKVIKAMIMGIPNVGKSTTINILANRIIAKTGNEPAVTKQQQRIKLDDGIVLSDTPGMLWPKVQNPLSGYRLASTGAIKDTAIEYDDIGMYAAEYLCKTYPDAMRKRYKLDNLDKTDIELLEDIGRGRGCLGPGGLVDLNKAAAILINELRTAKICRISLETPAMAEAEKKAVIERLALEGVKIKKRKPKKKRR; via the coding sequence ATGAGTAAACAAACGATTCAGTGGTACCCAGGGCATATGCACAAAGCCCGTAAAGAGATCGCGGAAGTTATGCCGCAGATGGACCTGATTATCGAAGTACTCGATGCACGGATCCCTTATAGCAGCTCGAATCCAATGATCTCCGATTTACGTGGTGATACCCCTTGTATTAAAATTCTCAATAAAAGCGACCTTGCAGATCCCATCGTTACTGCGCAATGGTTAGAATATTTAGAATTAGAAGAAGGTGTAAAAGCATATGCCTTAACGACACAAGATCCGGCTGAGATCAGAAAGATCCCACAACTAATACGTGCGCTAGTGCCAAATAAAGAAGGCGCTCATAAAGTCATTAAAGCGATGATCATGGGTATTCCAAACGTGGGTAAATCAACCACGATTAATATCCTCGCCAATCGTATTATTGCTAAAACGGGTAACGAGCCAGCGGTGACTAAACAACAGCAACGTATCAAGTTAGACGACGGTATCGTGTTGTCTGATACTCCTGGGATGTTATGGCCAAAAGTACAAAATCCCCTTTCTGGCTACCGTTTAGCATCAACAGGCGCAATTAAAGATACTGCGATTGAATATGATGACATTGGTATGTATGCCGCAGAATACTTATGTAAAACTTACCCAGACGCAATGCGTAAACGTTATAAACTAGATAACCTAGACAAGACTGACATAGAATTGTTAGAAGACATTGGCCGTGGTCGTGGCTGTTTAGGCCCTGGTGGTTTGGTTGATTTAAACAAAGCAGCAGCTATTTTAATCAATGAATTACGCACCGCTAAAATCTGCCGCATCAGTTTAGAAACACCGGCAATGGCTGAAGCAGAGAAAAAAGCTGTGATTGAACGTTTAGCCCTGGAAGGTGTGAAGATTAAAAAACGTAAGCCAAAGAAAAAACGTCGTTAA